Proteins encoded within one genomic window of Falco biarmicus isolate bFalBia1 chromosome 14, bFalBia1.pri, whole genome shotgun sequence:
- the CD40LG gene encoding CD40 ligand gives MNEPYSPATPRPISSTSPSTMKMFMGFLAVFIVAQMIGTVLFCLYLHMKMDKMEETLSLNEDYIFLRKVQKCQTAEGQKSTLLDCEKILKGFQDLQCKDGEASKEQPKFEMQKGHEHPHLMHKDETSVAAEKRQPVAAHLAGHQSSKTVSVLEWRTTMYGPMNNKSLSYQEGKLKVKEAGLYYIYSQVSFCTKAETSAPFTLYIYLYLPMEEDRLLLKGLDTHNSSTSHCSLQSIREGGVFQLREGDMVFVNVTDSTRVNYRHGSTYFGIFKL, from the exons ATGAACGAACCCTACAGCCCTGCAACACCCCGACCCATCAGCAGCACCTCGCCCAGCACCATGAAAATGTTCATGGGCTTTCTCGCTGTATTTATTGTAGCACAGATGATTGGGACCGTACTCTTCTGTTTGTATCTTCACATGAAGATGGATAAG ATGGAAGAGACATTGAGCTTAAACGAAGACTACATCTTCCTGAGGAAGGTACAGAAATGTCAGACGGCCGAAGGTCAGAAGTCGACATTATTGGACTGCGAAAAGATTTTAAAGGGCTTCCAGGACCTCCAGTGCAAG GACGGGGAAGCCAGCAAGGAGCAGCCCAagtttgaaatgcagaaag GCCATGAGCATCCCCATTTGATGCACAAGGATGAGACATCTGTGGCAG CAGAGAAGAGGCAGCCGGTCGCAGCCCACCTGGCAGGTCACCAGAGCAGCAAGACAGTCTCAG TGCTAGAATGGAGGACAACGATGTATGGCCCCATGAACAACAAATCGCTATCCTACCAGGAGGGGAAACTGAAGGTGAAGGAAGCAGGGCTCTACTACATCTATTCCCAAGTCAGCTTCTGCACCAAGGCGGAGACTTCAGCACCCTTCACCCTCTATATTTATTTGTATCTCCCCATGGAAGAGGACCGGCTCTTGCTGAAGGGACTAGACACACACAACAGCTCCACGTCTCACTGCAGCCTCCAGTCCATCCGGGAGGGCGGTGTCTTCCAGCTCCGGGAAGGGGACATGGTCTTTGTCAATGTGACAGACTCAACACGAGTGAACTACAGGCATGGCAGCACCTACTTTGGCATCTTCAAGTTGTAG
- the VGLL1 gene encoding transcription cofactor vestigial-like protein 1 has translation MEETRKLSPKPCKSKEPVKTEWGSQSVVFTYFQGDINSVVDEHFSRALSNAKNPQDLSAKHKGETAVLKNDNMSPHQWNFSSHCSKPYPSSSATSMPNSGLNFSAAGMAGQYQPSALRSHPTQPADLWPFPSIGTPSLTSSAYHHALPDLHVVDEPISGRKYGSLLGLLEQERCLTSMQECTMKQHSSSACMTGPARLQNISQSSAPGGERKASSYQSSENPSVSHGTAGIQIHDRRQDLYF, from the exons ATGGAAGAGACAAGGAAGCTCTCTCCAAAGCCATGTAAAAGCAAAGAACCTGTGAAAACAGAATGGGGATCTCAGAGTGTTGTATTTACGTATTTTCAAGGGGATATTAACAGCGTGGTAGATGAACATTTTTCTAGAGCTCTAAGCAATGCCAAGAACCCACAAGACCTGAGCGCAAAGCACAAGGGCGAGACTGCTGTCCTGAAGAACG ATAACATGTCTCCCCATCAGTGGAATTTCTCTTCACATTGCTCCAAACCATATCCATCATCTTCTGCGACAAGCATGCCAAATTCTGGTCtgaatttttctgctgctggtaTGGCAGGCCAATACCAGCCATCAGCTCTGCGGAGTCATCCAACGCAACCTGCGGATTTATGGCCCTTCCCTTCAATTGGGACTCCCAGTCTTACAAGTTCAGCGTATCATCATGCCTTGCCTGACCTGCACGTGGTAGATGAACCGATCTCTGGCAGGAAATACGGTTCTCTTCTTGGACTTCTGGAACAGGAAAGGTGCCTAACATCCATGCAAGAATGTACCATGAAGCAACACTCAAGTTCTGCTTGTATGACTGGACCTGCTAGGTTACAAAATATAAGTCAAAGTTCAGCTCCTGGGGGAG agaggaAAGCAAGCTCTTACCAAAGCTCAGAAAATCCCAGTGTAAGCCATGGCACTGCAG GTATTCAGATTCATGACAGAAGACAGGATTTGTACTTCTAG